One Setaria italica strain Yugu1 chromosome II, Setaria_italica_v2.0, whole genome shotgun sequence DNA segment encodes these proteins:
- the LOC101760347 gene encoding uncharacterized protein LOC101760347 isoform X2: MAEMVSSAIVGETVNRIMSSITGKDEEKSKEKENIERLEMAHIKMEAVLQVSDRWQITEVPLLRWRSKLKRAAQECDDTLVKCKQRALEDEEARLRVSQSSFPKRIAHATKSLISSFIGFNDESSRSSASVRRFERYANGANEFLKTVECGGTPMRYTFFINPIIRHLFTGKSLRYQAFQEDKLFYLSIRPVSSAERGVEAMCVQPVAPHFKFAAEGIRRGLIQLPIQDFTWDSPYGESEFWANVHNTLTKWHRPNPLCCNEHGHHRISSSSSSNTTASSSWLLSNIFPEEVINVLLKWHVPLSDQGTNNTSSTSVHGGSRSISHNSDIPTLKIGVLVMPHESSDDIDPAADSYALEVIDGEEQGIIHANAHLQDLGEKLLPKAADYLHQNSESELYQLSLKSRHGTAHICLEKASIRIQSAAMVKSEAARRAQQDKSATLQQDMERWKQISGDLLKLWVVRGSDKLQGLTHGHSQLGLDTGSVYA; this comes from the exons aaaaagaaaacatagaaAGGTTGGAGATGGCACACATCAAGATGGAGgctgtgctccaagtatctgaCCGATGGCAAATCACCGAGGTGCCACTGCTACGGTGGCGGAGCAAACTTAAGCGCGCTGCTCAGGAATGCGACGACACTCTGGTAAAATGCAAGCAGCGTGCCCTGGAAGACGAAGAGGCGAGGCTGCGGGTGAGCCAGTCCTCATTCCCCAAACGGATTGCCCATGCTACCAAGTCGTTGATATCTTCTTTCATTGGATTTAATGATGAGTCAAGCAGGAGCTCTGCTAGTGTCCGAAGATTCGAGAGGTACGCAAATGGTGCAAATGAATTTCTGAAGACTGTCGAGTGTGGTGGAACGCCAATGAGGTACACCTTCTTCATCAACCCTATCATCAGACACCTTTTTACAGGGAAGTCTTTAAGGTACCAAGCATTTCAGGAAGACAAGCTTTTCTACCTAAGCATACGACCCGTAAGCTCTGCAGAGCGTGGCGTAGAGGCAATG TGCGTGCAGCCAGTCGCACCCCACTTCAAGTTTGCAGCTGAAGGTATCAGGAGAGGGCTCATTCAACTGCCTATCCAAGATTTTACCTGGGACTCTCCTTACGGGGAAAGCGAGTTTTGGGCCAATGTCCACAACACTCTGACAAAATGGCACCGTCCAAATCCACTCTGTTGCAATGAGCATGGTCATCATCGGATCTCTTCTTCTAGCTCCAGCAACACaacggcatcatcatcatggcTGTTGTCAAATATATTTCCAGAAGAGGTTATCAACGTGCTTCTGAAGTGGCATGTCCCGCTATCTGATCAGGGCACAAACAATACAAGTTCAACTTCTGTACATGGAGGAAGTAGAAGTATTTCTCATAATTCAGATATCCCTACTCTGAAGATAGGAGTTTTGGTCATGCCCCATGAATCTTCAGACGACATAGACCCTGCAGCCGATAGCTACGCTTTGGAGGTCATTGATGGAGAGGAACAAGGAATCATACACGCCAATGCACACCTGCAGGACTTGGGTGAGAAGTTACTGCCAAAGGCCGCAGATTACCTTCATCAGAATTCTGAATCGGAGTTGTACCAATTGTCTTTGAAGTCTAGGCATGGCACTGCTCACATTTGTTTGGAGAAGGCAAGCATACGAATCCAATCGGCTGCGATGGTTAAGAGTGAAGCCGCAAGACGTGCTCAGCAGGACAAAAGCGCAACTCTACAGCAAGACATGGAGCGATGGAAGCAGATATCTGGTGACCTGCTGAAGTTATGGGTTGTGCGTGGATCCGACAAGCTGCAAGGTCTCACTCATGGCCACTCACAACTTGGCCTAGATACTGGCTCTGTATATGcatga
- the LOC101760347 gene encoding uncharacterized protein LOC101760347 isoform X1, with translation MAEMVSSAIVGETVNRIMSSITGKDEEKSKEKENIERLEMAHIKMEAVLQVSDRWQITEVPLLRWRSKLKRAAQECDDTLVKCKQRALEDEEARLRVSQSSFPKRIAHATKSLISSFIGFNDESSRSSASVRRFERYANGANEFLKTVECGGTPMRYTFFINPIIRHLFTGKSLRYQAFQEDKLFYLSIRPVSSAERGVEAMVGFACQDFKEPTKGFYLACMLRLSESTDIFDVIIKCVQPVAPHFKFAAEGIRRGLIQLPIQDFTWDSPYGESEFWANVHNTLTKWHRPNPLCCNEHGHHRISSSSSSNTTASSSWLLSNIFPEEVINVLLKWHVPLSDQGTNNTSSTSVHGGSRSISHNSDIPTLKIGVLVMPHESSDDIDPAADSYALEVIDGEEQGIIHANAHLQDLGEKLLPKAADYLHQNSESELYQLSLKSRHGTAHICLEKASIRIQSAAMVKSEAARRAQQDKSATLQQDMERWKQISGDLLKLWVVRGSDKLQGLTHGHSQLGLDTGSVYA, from the coding sequence aaaaagaaaacatagaaAGGTTGGAGATGGCACACATCAAGATGGAGgctgtgctccaagtatctgaCCGATGGCAAATCACCGAGGTGCCACTGCTACGGTGGCGGAGCAAACTTAAGCGCGCTGCTCAGGAATGCGACGACACTCTGGTAAAATGCAAGCAGCGTGCCCTGGAAGACGAAGAGGCGAGGCTGCGGGTGAGCCAGTCCTCATTCCCCAAACGGATTGCCCATGCTACCAAGTCGTTGATATCTTCTTTCATTGGATTTAATGATGAGTCAAGCAGGAGCTCTGCTAGTGTCCGAAGATTCGAGAGGTACGCAAATGGTGCAAATGAATTTCTGAAGACTGTCGAGTGTGGTGGAACGCCAATGAGGTACACCTTCTTCATCAACCCTATCATCAGACACCTTTTTACAGGGAAGTCTTTAAGGTACCAAGCATTTCAGGAAGACAAGCTTTTCTACCTAAGCATACGACCCGTAAGCTCTGCAGAGCGTGGCGTAGAGGCAATGGTAGGTTTCGCTTGCCAAGACTTCAAGGAGCCTACAAAGGGTTTCTACTTAGCATGCATGCTGCGTCTCTCTGAAAGCACTGACATATTTGACGTCATAATCAAGTGCGTGCAGCCAGTCGCACCCCACTTCAAGTTTGCAGCTGAAGGTATCAGGAGAGGGCTCATTCAACTGCCTATCCAAGATTTTACCTGGGACTCTCCTTACGGGGAAAGCGAGTTTTGGGCCAATGTCCACAACACTCTGACAAAATGGCACCGTCCAAATCCACTCTGTTGCAATGAGCATGGTCATCATCGGATCTCTTCTTCTAGCTCCAGCAACACaacggcatcatcatcatggcTGTTGTCAAATATATTTCCAGAAGAGGTTATCAACGTGCTTCTGAAGTGGCATGTCCCGCTATCTGATCAGGGCACAAACAATACAAGTTCAACTTCTGTACATGGAGGAAGTAGAAGTATTTCTCATAATTCAGATATCCCTACTCTGAAGATAGGAGTTTTGGTCATGCCCCATGAATCTTCAGACGACATAGACCCTGCAGCCGATAGCTACGCTTTGGAGGTCATTGATGGAGAGGAACAAGGAATCATACACGCCAATGCACACCTGCAGGACTTGGGTGAGAAGTTACTGCCAAAGGCCGCAGATTACCTTCATCAGAATTCTGAATCGGAGTTGTACCAATTGTCTTTGAAGTCTAGGCATGGCACTGCTCACATTTGTTTGGAGAAGGCAAGCATACGAATCCAATCGGCTGCGATGGTTAAGAGTGAAGCCGCAAGACGTGCTCAGCAGGACAAAAGCGCAACTCTACAGCAAGACATGGAGCGATGGAAGCAGATATCTGGTGACCTGCTGAAGTTATGGGTTGTGCGTGGATCCGACAAGCTGCAAGGTCTCACTCATGGCCACTCACAACTTGGCCTAGATACTGGCTCTGTATATGcatga